TTTTAGATAAGGTAAAGTAAAGAATGCTTAACAAAAATAGGATAGTTTTCGTTTAGTCACTATTTTTTGTCGGGAAAGTTTAGCGTTTTCGGAGATAAATTCAGCCGTTTTTAAATAATGCGCAATGCAAAACAACAGTTTTGTTTGTTGTGGCTAAAACGTTGTAAAAATTAGGGATATGCGTGCTTTTTTAACGGTTTTAACGGTTTTCAATAATCTAATATTTTCATTATTAAATAATTAATCTTTCAACTGTTAAAAAAAAAGCTTTAAACTATGCTATTTTACGGTTAAGAGATTTATAATATATTGTTAATAATAGCAAAAATCTGTTTTTTTATTTTTTTATATCCACTAAAAATATAAATTTGTCGTTCTTATATAATAGATTGTCCAAATCTATAAGTAGGCAATAACAACTTTAATAAATTAAAAAAACTAAAATTTTAAAAAAAAATGACAAAGGCATCAAACGCATCAGTTCAAAAAAGTGAGGGAAGCAAAAGTTCAAATGTATTCGCAAGTTTAACAATTTTATTCTGTATCATCTTAGGAATCTTAGTTTGGAAGTTCGTAATGGGCGATGGATCTAACTTCGTAGATGGTAATCCAGAAGGTCACCCACTACCAGGAAACTATTTGGGGATGGTTTATAAAGGTGGATACATTGTTCCAGTGTTAATGGGATTATTGATTATGACATTTGTGTTTTCAATCGAAAGATTTTTTGTTATTTCAAAAGCAGCAGGAAAAGGTGATGTGGAGAAATTCGTAAAAACAGTTCAGGTACAGGTTGCAGCAGGAAATATCGACGCTGCTCTTGAAGAGTGTGATAAACAACAAGGATCTGTAGCAAACGTGGTAAAAGCAGGATTAATTAAATATCTTGAAGTAAAAAGAGAAGGTTTTGATAGCGAAAAAGCATCAGAAATCATTCAGCATGAAATTGAGCAGGCTACTACATTAGAAATGCCAATGCTGGAGAAAAATTTAACAGTACTTTCTACATTAGTATCTTTAGGTACATTATTAGGTTTGATGGGAACGGTATCAGGTATGATTAAAGCGTTCGCGGGTCTTGCAACTGCAGGTACTCCAGACCAGGCACAATTAGCAAATGGTATTTCTGAAGCACTTATCAATACTCTTACAGGTATTAGTACATCTGCTTTCGCAATTATCGCTTATAGCTACTTTACCTCTAAAATTGATACATTAACTTATTTTATCGATGAAGCTGGGTTTACAATCACTCAAGCTTACAGAAGAGCGAAAGCTATCGTATAATCATTTGATTTATAAATAAGTTGTTAATTATTAAAGTCAGGAAATAAAGTTTTGATTTTATTTCCTGTCTTTGATTTAAAAATATAAAAATGGCTAAAATAAAAATGTCTAAAAAAAGTACAAGAGTCGATATGACAGCGATGTGTGATATGGCTTTCTTGTTGTTATCTTTTTTTATTATGACATCTACAGCTAAGCTTCCTGAGCCGATGCCTGTAGATACTCCGGCCTCAACCGTGCAGGCTAAGCTGCCTGAATCAAACCTGGCAACTTTAACGGTGGGTAACGGTAAAGTGTTTTTTGGTGTTACTGGACAACAAATCAGAATAGAAACACTAAAAAGAATGGGGGAAAAGTACAAAGTACAATTTACTCCAGATGAAGAAAAGAAATTTGCACTGATTGATGGTTTTGGTGTTGGCATCGGAAACCTGAAACAGTTAATCGCCATGGAGAATTCTGAAAGAATGGTAGAAGGCCTTCAGCCTGGAATTCCTTATGATTCTTTAAATAACCAATTAGCGGACTGGGTTCGAATTGCAAGGGAAACTACAAGAGACCTTGACAGAAAAGACCTTCAGATTGCTATTAAAGGTGATGCGAAAGCAGAATATCCTACAATTAAAAAAGTGCTTGACATTTTACAGGATCAAAAAAGAAACAACTTTTTCCTGGTAACAGGTCTGAGAAGTGAAGATTTTTAATAAAATAATATTCTATAAGAAATGGCAGAATTAAATACCGGCGACGGTGGTAAAAAAGATGGTGGTAAGGTAAGAAGTAAAAAATCCAGTGCTGGTGTCGATTTGACGGCTATGGTGGATTTGGCATTCTTATTGATTACATTCTTTATATTGACAACAACCTTATCCAAACCTCAGTCCATGAATTTGGCTTTGCCGGATAAAGATCCTGTTACAGATACTGAAAGACCAGAGGCTCCTGCATTCAGAACCTTACAATTGGTTTTGGGAACTAAAGACCAATTGGTGACTTATGTAGGTCAAAAGCCAGATGGTGTTTTAGGTGCTCCGGTTGAAACTGGGTATGGTAAAGAAGGTGTCAGAGGCATCATCCTTAAAAAAATTGAGGAATTGAAATCTCAGACAAAAGAGGGAATTATTGTGATTATAAAGCCAAGTAAAAAATCAAACTATAAAAACTTAGTTGATATTCTTGATGAAATGGCGATCACAAAAGTGGAGAAATATGCTATTATGGATATTACAGATGAGGATGTTAAACTTTTAGATGAAAAAGGTTTAAACTAATCTGATATCATTAACTTTTAAATTTAATAATTATGTTAAATCCAAAAATAGACCTTTTTGAAAAAGACTGGATCAATACAGTTTTTGAAGGTCGTAACAAAAGTTACGGAGCATACAACCTGCGTGTTGAAAATCCAAAGACTACGATAAAAGCTTTATTGATTGGAGGCCTTATCTTTGTATTGCTGGTAAGTATTCCGGTAATATCAAGATTGATCTCTGAAAACTTAGGCTCTAAGGACCAGGAAGAAATTGTTACAAAAGTAGAGCTTACCGATATTAAACTTCCGGAGCCGGTGGCACCAGAACCTATTGTTGAAGAGCCTATAGTACAAAAAGAAACGAAATCTATTGTGGAAGTAGTGAAAAACGTTCCTCCAGTTGTGGTAAACAAAAGAGAGGTAGCGGAAGAAATGAAAACGGTAGATGAGCTGAAAGATAAAGTATCAGGATCAAAAGATGTTAAGGCAAGCGACGACGGAGTTGTTGTATTGGATGGTACACAAAGTACAATTACCAATAACGCTAAATTGATTGAAGAAGATCCTAATAAAATTTATACTGCTGTTGAAGTAAAACCAGAATATCCAGGTGGTATTGCTGCGTTCTACA
The Flavobacterium kingsejongi genome window above contains:
- a CDS encoding MotA/TolQ/ExbB proton channel family protein translates to MTKASNASVQKSEGSKSSNVFASLTILFCIILGILVWKFVMGDGSNFVDGNPEGHPLPGNYLGMVYKGGYIVPVLMGLLIMTFVFSIERFFVISKAAGKGDVEKFVKTVQVQVAAGNIDAALEECDKQQGSVANVVKAGLIKYLEVKREGFDSEKASEIIQHEIEQATTLEMPMLEKNLTVLSTLVSLGTLLGLMGTVSGMIKAFAGLATAGTPDQAQLANGISEALINTLTGISTSAFAIIAYSYFTSKIDTLTYFIDEAGFTITQAYRRAKAIV
- a CDS encoding ExbD/TolR family protein, which translates into the protein MAKIKMSKKSTRVDMTAMCDMAFLLLSFFIMTSTAKLPEPMPVDTPASTVQAKLPESNLATLTVGNGKVFFGVTGQQIRIETLKRMGEKYKVQFTPDEEKKFALIDGFGVGIGNLKQLIAMENSERMVEGLQPGIPYDSLNNQLADWVRIARETTRDLDRKDLQIAIKGDAKAEYPTIKKVLDILQDQKRNNFFLVTGLRSEDF
- a CDS encoding ExbD/TolR family protein, whose translation is MAELNTGDGGKKDGGKVRSKKSSAGVDLTAMVDLAFLLITFFILTTTLSKPQSMNLALPDKDPVTDTERPEAPAFRTLQLVLGTKDQLVTYVGQKPDGVLGAPVETGYGKEGVRGIILKKIEELKSQTKEGIIVIIKPSKKSNYKNLVDILDEMAITKVEKYAIMDITDEDVKLLDEKGLN
- a CDS encoding energy transducer TonB, coding for MLNPKIDLFEKDWINTVFEGRNKSYGAYNLRVENPKTTIKALLIGGLIFVLLVSIPVISRLISENLGSKDQEEIVTKVELTDIKLPEPVAPEPIVEEPIVQKETKSIVEVVKNVPPVVVNKREVAEEMKTVDELKDKVSGSKDVKASDDGVVVLDGTQSTITNNAKLIEEDPNKIYTAVEVKPEYPGGIAAFYKFVQKNFRTPEVDQDVNGRVIVNFVVEKDGSLTDIKVVRDLGFGTGKEAIRLLKSAPKWKPGIQNGNPVRVLYSLPIMVNIKS